The following proteins are co-located in the Hyphomicrobiales bacterium 4NK60-0047b genome:
- a CDS encoding alpha-2-macroglobulin family protein, which produces MRSSLASHAPLNSFLLSYFNSLFLFKQGSLRYFPLAAMPLAALAVLAFVSGLLAFSPLEAQAQQSEFAHQNSLYEANLYKRRVLRARLQENQPIEEWIRRAIVERGKNPETARRSYEAALKIASEKASLWLELSKTIQTISLRKPRNYNRHQLYRDGTAASYNAYRFASSEAIKADALGVLAGFLKARSYWRPSLDAYKASLALQPNEAFAQIYKELRAEKGFRITNYKMNSDLLNPRLCVQFSENLYARGTDYSTFVKINKEDPDGVRVERRQICIDGFKHGETYKVSMRQGLPSVVGEQLLKTSDLTVYVRDRSSSVRFSSKSFVLPKFGQRGLPLMSVNTKEASLALYRVGDRNLVGSLLDGQFQSDLGTYETEQLRNRFGAEVWKGKVDISTKLNKDITTAVPIGKVLPEMKPGLYVVRAWPSNSKYGSKRGSTQWFIISDIGLSTLKAQNGLYGFVRSITSAEPLSNVSVRLVARNNEVLGTVKSDAKGMVKFEGGLLRGKGGNRPALLVANGASGDYGFVDLTKAAFDLTDRGVAGRDAPGPLDGFVFTERGVYRPGEDVFLTALLRDQNAKAVTGLPLTLVFTRPDGKEHKRVTLPDQGAGGRSFALPLIQSAMTGTWRVQAYGDVKASPVASTSFLVEDYVPERMELTLKKDSDLWSSNTQAEVRVAGSYLYGAPAAKHQLKGEVTIQRRSKGLQGFDGFEFGLTDEKFLNVHKPLNNIGVLNEKGKTTLKLDLPNFMRPSKPIEARMNIRLLEPGGRQVVRAITLPVANEKPMIGIKKLFKSSELKTGEVAEFEIIRLDKRAKRTSEVLKWELLDVQKSYQWYSQNGRWRSEPVVYTNRVAKGEVTTSEDGSVQIKVPVKRGNYRLEVVSNTFNQLAASTRFSVDWYAARDADTPDILELATQKSTYDIGEKVSLTLKPQAKGKTLIAIMNEALLDVREVSLGADGGDIEFEVSKDWGVGAYAVAMHYHTLDETILQMPGRAIGVKWLKTNEAPRKLEIGLNLPPKQKANETLRVPVHVKGLSEGETAYVMVSAVDEGILSLTNYATPRPDKHYYGQRRLSAEIRDIYGHLINGMNGTIGRIRTGGDAGGLALQGKPNSIKPVALYSGIVKVDASGKGEISFEVPQFNGRLRVMAYAWSDTKLGTLESELTVRDPIVALASMPLFLTKGDASKLFLSLDNVDGVEGMYKLEVSSTGKLEFKAEEFTKPLELKKGSRVNLALSMKALKLGAAKIAVKLTNEAGFSLAHSYDIQVNPPQPDASWRTVKMLSANGGKLSLTTDVFADLIPETASGSVTIGNRAGLDVTGIFEALKRYPYGCAEQTTSRAMPLLYVSRIAPLYGQSIAKDLPKQMEKAIARLASLQNSQGGFGLWSPHSADMWLTAYVTDFLTRAKEQSYSVPPEMITTALARLKNTVNFASDFSKGGEDLAYALYVLARNGEANIGDLRYYADTKIKNFSTALAQSQIAASLAMYGDQARSQAAFKVAFESIINAQVQTGTGYYRRDFGTDLRDRAAILALSAEVKSKAVPQAKLIKAVLQARSEKTITSTQENAWMLLAANALEATDRSILLEINGEEKQGEQRYNFTPSELSQSPFSAMNKGAEDVSAILTIHGSSENPLPALEKGIGLKRQFFTMSGKEISLINAKQNDRVVVVLTISDNEYKGGRLLLTDRLPAGYMIENPKLMSSANLRGFKWLKVGAYPTHQSFRDDKFVAAFNLATRYNKSEPRLIRVAYIMRAAFLGRYIHPAANVEDMYRPNRFARTNAQNILIEKP; this is translated from the coding sequence ATGCGCTCTTCACTTGCCTCTCACGCTCCTCTGAACAGTTTTTTGCTTTCATATTTTAACTCCCTCTTTCTCTTTAAACAGGGCAGTTTGCGTTACTTCCCTCTTGCAGCCATGCCTCTTGCAGCCCTGGCGGTTTTAGCTTTTGTCAGTGGGTTACTTGCTTTTTCTCCACTAGAAGCGCAGGCGCAGCAAAGTGAATTTGCGCATCAGAACTCACTCTATGAAGCTAACCTTTACAAAAGGCGGGTTTTAAGAGCGCGCTTACAAGAAAACCAACCTATTGAAGAATGGATCAGACGCGCGATTGTTGAGCGGGGTAAAAACCCGGAAACGGCACGGCGCTCTTATGAAGCGGCATTAAAAATAGCGTCTGAGAAAGCGTCACTTTGGCTGGAACTTTCAAAAACCATTCAAACTATCTCTTTGCGCAAACCTCGAAATTATAATCGCCACCAGCTCTACCGTGATGGAACTGCGGCGAGTTATAATGCCTACCGCTTTGCAAGCTCTGAGGCGATTAAAGCAGATGCGCTTGGTGTTTTAGCTGGCTTTTTAAAAGCACGTTCCTACTGGCGCCCATCGCTTGATGCGTACAAAGCAAGCCTTGCTCTTCAGCCGAATGAAGCGTTTGCACAAATTTATAAAGAATTGCGCGCTGAAAAAGGGTTTCGCATTACAAATTATAAGATGAATTCAGACCTTTTGAACCCACGGCTCTGTGTGCAATTTTCTGAAAACTTATATGCTCGTGGCACCGACTATTCGACCTTTGTCAAAATTAACAAAGAAGACCCAGATGGGGTGAGAGTTGAACGCCGTCAAATTTGTATTGATGGATTTAAACATGGTGAGACATATAAAGTTTCCATGCGCCAAGGGTTGCCTTCAGTCGTAGGGGAACAACTATTAAAAACCTCTGATTTAACAGTTTATGTGCGAGATCGTAGTTCCTCAGTTCGGTTTTCATCCAAATCTTTTGTCCTTCCTAAATTTGGCCAACGCGGTCTGCCTCTCATGAGTGTGAATACAAAAGAAGCTTCTCTTGCGCTTTATCGTGTTGGGGACAGAAACTTGGTTGGTTCCTTGCTTGATGGACAATTCCAATCAGACCTTGGCACTTATGAGACGGAGCAACTGCGCAACCGTTTTGGTGCTGAAGTTTGGAAGGGCAAAGTGGATATTTCCACAAAGCTCAACAAAGACATCACAACAGCTGTGCCGATTGGCAAAGTTTTGCCTGAGATGAAACCAGGCCTTTACGTTGTGCGTGCCTGGCCTTCAAATAGCAAATATGGCTCTAAGCGTGGTTCAACCCAGTGGTTTATTATTTCTGATATTGGACTTTCAACGTTAAAGGCTCAAAATGGTCTTTATGGATTTGTTCGCAGCATTACCTCAGCTGAACCGCTTTCAAATGTTTCTGTGCGTTTAGTAGCAAGAAACAACGAAGTCCTTGGCACTGTAAAGAGTGATGCTAAGGGTATGGTGAAGTTTGAAGGTGGGTTGCTACGCGGCAAGGGTGGCAACCGGCCCGCATTGTTGGTTGCGAATGGTGCATCTGGTGATTATGGCTTTGTTGATTTGACGAAAGCAGCGTTTGATTTAACAGATCGCGGTGTGGCTGGACGAGATGCACCTGGACCGCTTGATGGATTTGTCTTTACTGAACGCGGTGTTTATCGTCCGGGTGAAGATGTGTTTCTGACCGCTCTCCTTCGTGACCAAAATGCGAAAGCCGTGACAGGTTTACCGCTGACACTTGTGTTCACCCGGCCTGATGGCAAAGAACATAAACGAGTGACCTTGCCTGACCAGGGCGCAGGTGGGCGTAGCTTTGCACTTCCTCTCATACAATCAGCGATGACTGGTACATGGCGTGTGCAGGCTTATGGTGATGTCAAAGCGTCACCGGTTGCGTCGACATCTTTCCTTGTTGAGGATTATGTTCCTGAGCGGATGGAATTAACTCTTAAAAAAGACAGCGACCTTTGGTCAAGTAACACACAAGCCGAAGTTCGTGTGGCTGGGTCTTATCTATATGGTGCACCTGCAGCCAAGCACCAGCTGAAGGGCGAGGTGACCATACAGCGCCGTTCAAAAGGTCTTCAAGGATTTGACGGGTTTGAATTTGGTTTAACAGATGAGAAATTTCTCAATGTACATAAGCCTTTAAACAATATTGGTGTTTTAAACGAAAAGGGTAAGACGACGCTTAAGCTAGACTTACCGAATTTCATGCGTCCTTCAAAACCTATTGAAGCTAGGATGAATATTCGTTTGCTTGAACCAGGTGGACGGCAAGTCGTGCGTGCCATTACGCTTCCTGTTGCCAATGAAAAACCGATGATTGGTATTAAGAAGCTTTTCAAATCCTCTGAGCTTAAAACTGGTGAAGTGGCTGAATTTGAGATCATCCGCCTTGATAAACGGGCTAAGCGAACATCTGAAGTTTTGAAATGGGAGCTTCTTGATGTGCAAAAGAGCTATCAATGGTATAGCCAAAATGGTCGCTGGCGCTCTGAGCCTGTGGTTTATACTAACCGTGTGGCTAAGGGTGAAGTGACAACATCTGAAGATGGTTCCGTTCAAATTAAAGTGCCGGTCAAACGTGGTAATTACCGCCTTGAAGTTGTATCGAACACATTTAATCAGTTGGCAGCAAGCACGCGTTTTTCTGTTGACTGGTATGCGGCGCGAGATGCTGACACGCCTGACATATTAGAACTGGCGACACAAAAATCCACCTATGATATCGGTGAGAAAGTTTCGCTTACTCTAAAACCACAAGCGAAGGGTAAAACTCTTATTGCGATTATGAATGAAGCTTTACTTGATGTGCGCGAAGTTTCTCTTGGAGCTGATGGTGGTGACATTGAGTTTGAAGTTTCGAAAGATTGGGGTGTTGGCGCATATGCTGTTGCGATGCATTACCACACGCTTGATGAAACTATTCTACAAATGCCTGGCCGCGCTATTGGTGTGAAATGGCTGAAGACAAATGAAGCACCGCGCAAACTTGAAATTGGTTTGAATTTACCACCTAAACAAAAAGCCAATGAGACACTGCGTGTGCCTGTACACGTGAAAGGTTTGAGTGAAGGCGAGACGGCTTATGTCATGGTCTCAGCTGTTGATGAGGGCATTTTAAGCCTGACGAATTATGCGACACCTCGCCCGGACAAACATTATTATGGGCAACGAAGGCTCTCAGCTGAAATCAGAGATATTTATGGCCACTTGATTAATGGCATGAACGGCACCATAGGCCGCATACGCACTGGCGGCGATGCTGGCGGATTGGCCCTCCAGGGCAAGCCGAATAGCATTAAGCCTGTCGCGCTTTATTCTGGCATTGTCAAAGTCGATGCCTCTGGCAAGGGGGAGATCTCATTTGAGGTGCCTCAGTTTAACGGGCGCTTGCGTGTGATGGCTTATGCCTGGAGTGACACGAAACTTGGAACACTTGAGAGCGAGCTTACTGTTCGTGATCCGATTGTGGCGCTTGCCAGTATGCCTCTCTTTTTAACAAAAGGGGATGCATCAAAACTCTTCCTATCACTCGACAATGTCGATGGTGTTGAAGGGATGTATAAGCTTGAAGTTTCTTCCACTGGTAAATTAGAGTTTAAGGCAGAAGAATTTACGAAACCGCTTGAATTGAAAAAAGGCTCGCGAGTTAATCTGGCGCTTTCTATGAAAGCGCTAAAATTAGGGGCTGCTAAAATTGCGGTTAAGCTAACAAATGAAGCCGGGTTTAGTCTTGCTCATTCTTACGACATTCAGGTGAATCCACCACAACCTGATGCCTCTTGGCGCACTGTTAAGATGCTTTCAGCAAATGGAGGGAAACTCTCACTTACGACAGATGTATTTGCTGACCTCATTCCTGAGACAGCCAGTGGCTCTGTGACCATTGGCAACAGAGCGGGACTTGATGTGACGGGTATTTTTGAAGCTTTGAAACGCTATCCTTATGGTTGCGCTGAGCAAACAACAAGCCGCGCTATGCCGCTTCTCTATGTCTCACGCATTGCGCCTCTCTATGGGCAATCGATTGCGAAGGATCTTCCGAAACAGATGGAGAAGGCCATTGCTCGTCTTGCCTCTTTGCAAAATAGCCAGGGTGGGTTTGGGCTTTGGTCACCGCATAGCGCTGATATGTGGCTGACAGCTTATGTTACTGACTTTCTCACCAGGGCTAAAGAGCAGAGCTACTCTGTACCGCCTGAGATGATAACAACAGCGCTTGCTCGATTGAAAAATACTGTGAATTTTGCCAGTGACTTTTCAAAGGGTGGTGAGGACTTGGCCTATGCGCTTTATGTTCTAGCGCGCAACGGCGAAGCGAATATTGGTGATCTGCGCTATTATGCTGACACGAAAATTAAAAACTTCTCAACAGCGCTAGCTCAATCACAAATTGCGGCCAGCCTTGCTATGTATGGAGACCAGGCTCGCTCCCAAGCGGCCTTTAAGGTGGCGTTTGAAAGCATTATTAATGCACAAGTACAAACTGGCACTGGATATTATCGTCGTGACTTTGGCACAGACCTGCGCGACAGAGCAGCCATCCTGGCCCTTAGCGCTGAAGTTAAATCAAAAGCTGTGCCACAAGCCAAACTCATAAAAGCTGTGCTACAGGCGCGTAGTGAAAAAACGATTACTTCAACTCAAGAAAATGCGTGGATGCTACTTGCTGCCAATGCACTCGAAGCAACAGACAGGTCGATCTTACTTGAGATTAATGGTGAAGAAAAACAGGGTGAGCAGCGTTATAACTTCACCCCATCCGAATTATCTCAATCACCTTTTTCAGCCATGAATAAAGGTGCTGAAGATGTAAGCGCTATTTTGACCATTCATGGTAGTTCAGAAAACCCGCTACCAGCACTTGAAAAAGGCATTGGTTTGAAGCGTCAATTCTTCACCATGTCGGGTAAGGAAATCTCGCTTATCAATGCGAAACAAAATGACCGGGTTGTTGTTGTCCTCACCATTTCTGACAATGAATATAAGGGAGGGCGATTACTTCTCACTGATCGTCTGCCAGCTGGCTATATGATTGAAAATCCGAAACTGATGAGCAGTGCGAATTTACGAGGCTTTAAATGGCTTAAGGTTGGGGCTTATCCGACACATCAAAGCTTTAGGGATGATAAGTTTGTTGCCGCGTTTAACCTTGCAACCAGGTATAACAAATCTGAACCTCGCCTAATCCGGGTTGCTTATATTATGAGAGCAGCTTTCCTTGGCCGGTATATTCACCCGGCAGCGAATGTTGAGGATATGTACCGCCCTAACCGGTTTGCTCGGACGAATGCTCAGAACATACTGATTGAAAAGCCTTAA
- the pbpC gene encoding penicillin-binding protein 1C codes for MKVWSYIRQSLERAYNKSALPLFAWISSIWRGVFFRRSVLALTLLAGVFIISEASWNQMMKRLAPVDLTETFNTSVIVVDRNDHLLRAFTTTNGRWRLPLSQKDVAPHYYDLLLNFEDKSFYKHQGIVPKAFLRAAWQWGKNGRIISGGSTLTMQVARLISTHTSQAHSSRMKGHQSKDHKAPRNRKSLWTKFAQIKLALRLEKHLSKQQIMELYLQLAPFGGNLEGVRAASLAYFGKEPKSLSLAEAATLVAIPQSPESRRPDRFPNRAKKARDRVLHRAFTNGVISKGDYLYALRQKMIAKRLAFPMIAPHLSEQVKLANNKDKIIKTTLQRHLQEKLEKLARSHAHRLGKGLSAAILVVNHQTGEVLSHVGAADYFDHDRFGPIDMTRRIRSPGSTLKPFIYGMGFDAGLAHPETLIEDAPVRYGLYAPENFDGKFHGTVTLRKALQTSLNIPAVKLLASIKPARFSARFRYAGIHKTIPNNLAIALGGVGFSLFDLTRGYLHIANPESAVELHTLKSEGRTSHAKVFKHRPLLSRQAAYYVSHILRGATPPKNAKPGELAYKTGTSYGYRDGWAVGFDGKYLVAVWIGRPDGGPTTNLTGIGAAGPLLFDAFQHIGEKRVPFHSAPSGIVTASGDDLPPPLRFFDKKKRRMTANSKDAVIDQVQIAFPPKGAEFYMSNQRRNKFQIALKATGGKLPLTWLVDGRLVSSKAFERESSFQPNEKGFVEFSVIDALGKTDRVQIRVR; via the coding sequence ATGAAAGTCTGGTCTTACATTCGTCAGAGTTTAGAGCGCGCTTACAATAAAAGTGCGCTCCCTCTCTTCGCATGGATTAGCTCAATCTGGCGCGGTGTGTTTTTCAGGCGATCTGTTTTAGCACTTACACTTCTGGCTGGGGTGTTCATTATATCCGAAGCCTCATGGAACCAGATGATGAAGCGGCTGGCTCCGGTTGATCTTACTGAGACCTTTAATACATCTGTTATTGTGGTTGATCGTAATGACCACTTGCTTCGTGCTTTTACAACAACAAATGGGCGGTGGCGGTTGCCCTTGTCTCAAAAAGATGTGGCGCCGCATTATTATGACTTACTCCTCAATTTTGAAGATAAATCCTTTTACAAACATCAAGGAATTGTGCCCAAGGCCTTTTTGCGCGCAGCTTGGCAATGGGGAAAGAACGGCCGCATAATTTCAGGAGGGTCTACACTAACCATGCAAGTTGCCCGCCTGATCTCTACGCATACGTCTCAAGCCCATAGCTCGCGCATGAAAGGCCACCAATCGAAAGACCATAAAGCACCTCGCAATCGCAAATCTTTATGGACGAAATTTGCTCAAATCAAACTTGCCTTAAGGCTTGAAAAACACTTAAGCAAACAGCAAATCATGGAGCTTTATCTACAACTTGCCCCTTTTGGTGGAAACCTGGAAGGGGTTAGAGCGGCTTCTCTTGCTTATTTTGGCAAGGAGCCTAAATCTCTTTCCTTAGCTGAGGCTGCAACCTTAGTGGCTATTCCGCAATCTCCTGAAAGTCGGCGTCCGGATCGCTTTCCTAACCGGGCCAAAAAAGCTCGTGACCGAGTATTACACCGGGCCTTTACAAACGGCGTTATTTCTAAAGGGGATTATTTATACGCTTTGCGACAGAAAATGATTGCAAAGCGCCTAGCTTTTCCAATGATTGCGCCGCACCTTTCTGAGCAAGTTAAGCTTGCGAATAACAAAGACAAAATTATCAAAACCACCCTTCAGCGCCATTTGCAGGAAAAGTTAGAGAAACTTGCCCGCTCTCATGCCCACCGTCTTGGTAAGGGCTTATCTGCAGCGATTTTAGTTGTGAACCATCAAACGGGGGAAGTGCTCTCTCATGTGGGTGCGGCTGATTATTTTGATCATGACCGCTTTGGGCCTATTGATATGACGCGGCGTATAAGATCGCCAGGTTCGACTTTAAAACCTTTTATTTATGGGATGGGGTTTGATGCAGGACTTGCTCACCCGGAAACCCTGATTGAAGATGCACCTGTTCGCTATGGGCTTTATGCACCAGAGAATTTTGATGGAAAATTTCACGGCACGGTAACACTTCGAAAGGCCCTTCAAACCTCGTTGAATATCCCGGCTGTTAAATTACTGGCTTCCATTAAACCTGCACGATTTAGTGCGCGCTTTCGTTATGCAGGCATTCATAAAACCATACCTAACAACCTTGCCATTGCGCTTGGCGGGGTTGGGTTTAGCCTTTTTGATTTAACAAGAGGCTATTTACATATTGCAAACCCGGAAAGTGCTGTTGAGCTTCATACGTTGAAATCAGAGGGGCGTACCTCGCACGCTAAGGTTTTTAAGCACCGCCCTCTTCTTAGCCGGCAAGCCGCTTATTATGTTAGCCATATTTTAAGAGGAGCCACCCCACCCAAAAACGCAAAACCTGGTGAACTTGCCTATAAAACAGGGACATCTTATGGCTATAGAGATGGATGGGCTGTTGGGTTTGATGGGAAATATTTGGTCGCTGTTTGGATCGGCCGCCCTGATGGAGGGCCGACGACAAATCTCACTGGCATTGGGGCTGCCGGCCCGCTTCTTTTTGATGCGTTTCAACATATTGGAGAAAAACGGGTGCCATTTCACTCTGCACCCTCAGGCATTGTCACTGCCAGCGGTGATGATTTGCCGCCGCCGCTTAGGTTCTTTGATAAAAAGAAGCGCCGGATGACTGCAAATTCGAAAGACGCCGTGATAGACCAGGTGCAAATTGCTTTTCCCCCTAAAGGTGCTGAATTTTACATGTCTAATCAGCGGCGCAATAAATTTCAAATAGCTCTCAAAGCTACGGGCGGGAAATTGCCTCTCACCTGGCTGGTTGATGGCCGATTGGTTTCTTCTAAAGCTTTCGAACGAGAAAGCTCATTTCAACCGAATGAAAAAGGGTTTGTCGAATTTTCTGTGATTGATGCCCTTGGTAAAACTGACCGTGTGCAGATCCGCGTGAGGTAA
- a CDS encoding glycosyltransferase family 2 protein translates to MRLSKKICVIIPALNEENAIGDVIRDLPEFVDQIIVADNGSKDDTAPIAASLGADVVYELEPGYGAACLRGMSAVRDAEVICFLDGDYSDFPEDLAHLVDPILKDEADFVVGSRTGGQVEKGALTLPQIFGNRLACFLMNRIWGTSFTDLGPFRAIDAETLKNLQMQDRNFGWTIEMQIKAHILDARIIEVPVRYRQRIGVSKISGTISGTFKAGYKILATIYKYRKLEK, encoded by the coding sequence TTGCGCCTGTCTAAAAAAATATGCGTAATCATCCCGGCTTTAAATGAAGAAAACGCCATTGGCGATGTTATCCGTGATTTACCCGAGTTTGTTGATCAAATAATTGTCGCTGACAATGGCTCTAAAGATGATACAGCGCCAATTGCTGCAAGCCTTGGTGCTGATGTGGTTTATGAGCTTGAGCCTGGTTATGGTGCAGCCTGCCTTAGAGGTATGAGCGCGGTTCGTGATGCTGAGGTGATTTGTTTTCTTGATGGTGACTATTCGGACTTTCCTGAAGATTTAGCCCATTTGGTGGACCCTATTCTCAAGGATGAAGCTGATTTTGTGGTTGGCTCTCGAACTGGTGGTCAGGTCGAGAAAGGTGCACTTACACTGCCGCAAATTTTTGGCAACAGGCTTGCCTGTTTTCTTATGAACAGAATTTGGGGGACGTCCTTCACTGATCTCGGGCCGTTTCGCGCAATTGATGCGGAGACGCTAAAGAATTTGCAAATGCAAGACAGAAATTTTGGTTGGACAATAGAGATGCAGATTAAAGCGCATATTTTGGATGCGCGAATTATTGAAGTTCCAGTTCGATATCGTCAACGCATTGGTGTTTCAAAAATTTCTGGCACGA